The following is a genomic window from Ethanoligenens harbinense YUAN-3.
GCGCAACACTTTTCATGGAAATCCCCTCAGCCTTTCAGATTCCGCACATCTGTCCGGCTTTGCCCGCGGCTTTATTGAGAAAACGGCACTTGAATGCCCTCGTTATGACCGCGATGCATAAAAAACCGGCGCGGAAAGGTATTTACCAAAAAATATGCGCCTGCTACCCGTTTTATGCTGCGAAAGGCTGTGAACCATTATTCCTTGTCGTCATGCATCGTTTCAACGCTCTGGATCGCCCATTTTCTGATGCGGATCTTCTCGCGGTCGGCGCCGGTCTCGATCACGATGGTATCATCCTTGATGCTCACGACACGCCCGACAATGCCGCCGATGGTGGTGATCTCGTCGCCCACCACCAGATTTTCCCGCATCGCTTTGGCTTCCTTTTCCTTTTTTCGCTGCGGCCGGATCATGAAAAAGTACATGACCACGAACATCAAGATGATGACCACAAAAATGGATATGCTGGAAAATGCATCCCCGGTCGAGGATGTTGCTGCCAAAAGCTGCATAAAAACACCTCCGAAATTTTTGGAACGACCGTTCCCGGATGTCTGCGGCGTCCGATGGTTTCTGCCGCAAACCATACGATTTGATTATACCTGCAACCCGCATAGTTGGCAAGCAATATTTCCTGCAAAGGCGCAGAAAGTTGAAAAATCCTTGAAAAATGTGCGTATAGACGCCCGCTTTTTAAATACGGCGGTCGATTGTCCGACTCAGCTCACGCTTGAATGCGGCAAAACGCCCTTCCTCAATCGCGGCGCGGATATCTTCCATCAGACGAT
Proteins encoded in this region:
- the yajC gene encoding preprotein translocase subunit YajC, with the translated sequence MQLLAATSSTGDAFSSISIFVVIILMFVVMYFFMIRPQRKKEKEAKAMRENLVVGDEITTIGGIVGRVVSIKDDTIVIETGADREKIRIRKWAIQSVETMHDDKE